The following are from one region of the Magallana gigas chromosome 4, xbMagGiga1.1, whole genome shotgun sequence genome:
- the LOC105340065 gene encoding aldose reductase-related protein 2 isoform X2: MDGSLSSVKLSNGLHMPSVGLGTWQSPKDELKVAVRAALDAGYRHIDTAYSYLNEDAIGEVLQEYIKSGKVKREDLFIVTKLAMIHMEPALVKRSIEMSLKKLQLDYVDLYLIHFPVQFAYEGDDEKVFPVTEAGGWKAAEKTDLIGTWKAMEELVDLGLTKSLGLSNCSISQVERICKISKHKPVSNQVECHIYLPQNELFDACKKLGLAVTAYAPFGSPGRFEQLREIDAPVVLEDPVITKIAKRYSKSPAHILLRNLLQRGIIVIPKSVTPHRIRSNIQVFDFSLTKEEMEDIAGIKTKRRLFAAVGLMFPNHPERPW; the protein is encoded by the exons ATGGATGGTTCTTTAAGCTCTGTAAAGCTATCCAATGGGTTACATATGCCATCCGTAGGGCTAGGAACATGGCAG AGCCCGAAGGACGAGTTGAAAGTTGCGGTCCGTGCGGCCCTGGACGCTGGATACCGACACATAGACACCGCCTACAGCTACTTGAATGAAGACGCCATCGGAGAGGTCCTACAGGAATATATCAAGAGTGGAAAAGTGAAGAGAGAAGATTTGTTTATCGTTACCAAG TTAGCAATGATTCATATGGAACCAGCGCTGGTCAAGAGGTCCATTGAGATGAGTCTGAAGAAGCTACAGCTGGACTATGTGGACCTCTACCTAATCCACTTTCCTGTGCAGTTCGCT tATGAAGGCGATGATGAGAAAGTATTTCCTGTTACAGAGGCAGGTGGATGGAAGGCAGCAGAGAAGACAGATCTGATAGGAACGTggaaa GCTATGGAAGAACTGGTCGACTTAGGGTTAACGAAATCTCTCGGTCTGTCCAACTGTAGTATTTCACAGGTTGAAAGGATTTGTAAGATCTCCAAACACAAACCAGTCAGTAATCAG GTGGAATGTCACATCTATCTTCCACAGAATGAGCTCTTTGATGCTTGTAAAAAGCTTGGTTTGGCAGTTACAGCTTATGCACCATTTGGCTCGCCAGGAAGATTTGAACAATT GAGAGAAATAGATGCACCTGTTGTCCTAGAGGATCCAGTGATTACCAAAATTGCCAAGAGATACAGCAAATCTCCTGCACAT ATACTGCTTCGTAATCTTCTTCAAAGAGGCATAATTGTGATTCCAAAGAGTGTGACCCCTCACAGAATTCGCAGTAACATTCAG gtgtttgatttttctcttACAAAAGAAGAAATGGAAGACATTGCAggtattaaaacaaaaagacgTCTATTTGCCGCTGTTGGATTAAT GTTTCCAAATCACCCAGAGAGACCCTGGTGA
- the Btg1 gene encoding uncharacterized protein LOC105340066 (The RefSeq protein has 1 substitution compared to this genomic sequence): MKNEVKSAVDFLANILRTSKHVSEQQVHIFKENLQNLLSSKFENHWFPSKPNKGSGYRCIRINHKMDPLLLQAGHSCGLNETVIFSIIPNELTIWVDPFDVSYRIGENGSIGVLFESDNTSFNDNSSSSMSSTSSSSSLSSGSESPSPMSMMSFSANSCKGQFMSEFPRDMGLKQFAAYVYS, translated from the coding sequence atgaaaaacgaagttaaAAGTGCTGTAGACTTCCTCGCAAACATCTTGCGGACTTCTAAACATGTAAGTGAACAACAGGtgcatatttttaaagagaatttacagaatttattgagttcaaaattcgAGAATCACTGGTTTCCCTCCAAGCCAAACAAAGGCAGCGGCTATCGATGCATTCGTATCAACCACAAGATGGACCCCTTACTTCTTCAGGCCGGCCACTCTTGTGGCCTAAACGAGACCGTCATATTTTCCATCATTCCTAAAGAACTCACAATTTGGGTGGATCCATTCGACGTGTCCTACCGCATAGGAGAAAATGGCAGCATTGGGGTGCTTTTCGAGTCTGATAACACATCTTTCAATGACAACTCATCCTCCTCCATGTCATCAACTTCATCATCCTCATCATTGTCCAGCGGAAGCGAATCCCCCTCACCCATGTCCATGATGTCTTTCTCAGCCAATTCATGCAAAGGACAGTTCATGAGCGAATTTCCACGGGATATGGGTCTCAAGCAATTCGCCGCCTATGTGTACAGCTGA